One Methanocaldococcus villosus KIN24-T80 genomic window carries:
- a CDS encoding ABC transporter ATP-binding protein — MLLKVEELYLKKGNRQILNGVNLEVNENEIHAIIGPNGAGKSSLAYTLMGVSGYEPYKGKIVFKNVDITNKPIYERARMGLTLAWQEPARFEGITVKKYLKIGMNKKYLNNPEDKIREALDLVGLKCNKYMERFVDDSLSGGERKRIELASIICMEPDLAILDEPDSGIDMVSIDEILNVFEYLKEQGCSLLVITHREEMAKNADRTSLICNGEVILTGDPKKVSEFYRRRCGKCKFR, encoded by the coding sequence ATGTTATTGAAAGTTGAAGAGTTATATCTAAAAAAAGGAAACAGACAAATTTTAAATGGTGTTAATTTAGAAGTTAATGAAAATGAGATTCATGCCATTATTGGCCCAAATGGTGCTGGAAAGAGTAGTTTGGCATATACACTAATGGGAGTTTCAGGATATGAGCCATATAAGGGTAAGATTGTATTTAAAAATGTAGATATAACAAATAAGCCTATTTATGAAAGGGCAAGGATGGGATTAACATTAGCCTGGCAAGAGCCTGCTAGATTTGAAGGAATCACAGTTAAGAAATATCTTAAAATAGGAATGAATAAAAAATATCTAAATAATCCTGAAGATAAAATAAGAGAGGCTTTGGATTTAGTAGGTTTGAAATGTAATAAATATATGGAAAGGTTTGTTGATGACTCACTAAGTGGTGGAGAAAGAAAGAGAATAGAGTTGGCATCAATTATATGTATGGAGCCAGATTTGGCAATATTGGATGAGCCTGACAGTGGAATAGATATGGTGTCTATTGACGAAATACTTAATGTTTTTGAATATCTGAAAGAGCAGGGATGTTCTTTATTGGTCATAACTCATAGAGAAGAGATGGCAAAAAATGCAGATAGAACATCTCTAATATGTAATGGAGAAGTGATTCTTACAGGAGATCCAAAAAAGGTATCTGAATTTTATAGAAGAAGATGTGGAAAGTGTAAATTCAGGTGA
- the comD gene encoding sulfopyruvate decarboxylase subunit alpha, whose amino-acid sequence MKGSLAIYRALKDSGIKFICSVPCANLKNLLKLVDEDEYFLHVPATREEEAFGICAGAHMAGKKTAILMQNSGLGNSINAIASLYKIYQIPTLLIISHRGELKEKIPAQIPMGRWVTKLLDVCEIPYYKPKTPEKAYKIIKYASEYMEKISYPVAVLFDALYWEWDY is encoded by the coding sequence ATGAAGGGTAGTTTAGCTATATATAGAGCTTTAAAAGATAGTGGAATAAAGTTTATATGCTCAGTACCATGTGCAAATTTAAAGAATCTTTTGAAGCTTGTAGATGAGGATGAATATTTCTTACATGTTCCAGCAACCAGAGAAGAAGAAGCTTTTGGGATTTGTGCAGGAGCTCACATGGCAGGAAAAAAGACTGCTATATTAATGCAGAATTCTGGATTGGGGAATAGTATAAATGCAATTGCTTCTTTATATAAAATATATCAAATCCCTACATTATTAATTATAAGCCATAGGGGAGAACTAAAAGAAAAAATACCTGCTCAAATCCCTATGGGAAGATGGGTTACAAAGTTATTAGATGTCTGTGAGATACCATATTATAAACCAAAAACTCCAGAAAAAGCATATAAAATTATAAAATATGCTTCTGAATATATGGAAAAAATATCATACCCAGTAGCTGTTTTATTTGATGCTTTATATTGGGAGTGGGATTATTAA
- the cofD gene encoding 2-phospho-L-lactate transferase produces the protein MIIILTVLSGGTGTPKLLQGLKRFLSEELNIIVNTAEDTWINDLYVSPDVDTVLYTLADLINEDVWYGRRDDTFTTHETLKAFGIDELLRIGDKDRALKMHKAYYLKKGYKLCEIIDMERELFNIKAKVLPMSDDRVETKILTKLNGKLDLLKFHDFWVKRKGNVDVIDVIYENITYAKPCEKALRAIEKSKAIIIGPSNPITSIGPILAFDEIREGISKKKTIVVSPIVGNSPISGPAGKLMRAKGYDSSIYGIYEFYKDLVDILIIDISDKDKAKDFDCEVITTNIIMRTLEDKLRLAKEILELV, from the coding sequence GTGATTATTATCTTAACAGTTCTATCTGGTGGTACTGGGACTCCTAAGCTTTTACAAGGTTTAAAAAGATTTTTAAGTGAAGAATTAAATATTATTGTTAATACTGCTGAAGACACTTGGATTAATGATTTGTATGTTTCTCCAGATGTTGATACTGTTCTCTACACATTAGCTGATTTGATAAATGAGGATGTATGGTATGGTAGGAGAGATGATACATTCACCACACATGAAACTTTAAAAGCCTTTGGAATAGATGAGCTTTTAAGAATTGGAGATAAAGATAGAGCTTTAAAAATGCATAAAGCTTATTATTTAAAGAAAGGATATAAGTTGTGTGAAATTATAGATATGGAAAGAGAACTGTTTAACATAAAAGCTAAAGTACTTCCTATGAGTGATGATAGAGTAGAAACTAAGATATTAACCAAATTAAATGGTAAGCTGGATTTATTAAAATTTCATGATTTTTGGGTAAAAAGAAAAGGAAATGTAGATGTTATAGATGTAATTTATGAAAACATCACTTATGCCAAACCATGCGAAAAAGCTTTAAGGGCAATAGAAAAAAGTAAGGCTATAATTATAGGCCCTTCAAATCCTATAACATCTATAGGGCCTATATTAGCTTTTGATGAGATAAGAGAAGGTATAAGTAAAAAGAAGACTATTGTAGTTTCTCCAATAGTAGGAAATTCTCCTATATCTGGACCTGCAGGAAAACTTATGAGAGCTAAAGGTTATGATTCATCTATATATGGAATTTATGAGTTTTATAAAGATCTTGTAGATATTTTGATTATAGATATAAGTGACAAAGATAAAGCCAAAGACTTTGATTGTGAGGTAATAACAACAAATATAATAATGAGAACTTTAGAAGATAAATTAAGATTAGCTAAGGAAATATTGGAGTTAGTATGA
- a CDS encoding D-glucuronyl C5-epimerase family protein has protein sequence MWRYNFDYPEYNLSKGWAGSLCQAGCLKTLYLAYTITGDERYLILANKALNAFKVPVEKGGLLKIRK, from the coding sequence ATTTGGAGGTATAATTTTGATTATCCTGAATATAATTTATCAAAAGGATGGGCAGGCTCATTATGTCAGGCAGGATGCTTAAAAACATTATACTTAGCATATACCATAACTGGGGATGAAAGATATTTAATATTGGCTAATAAAGCATTAAATGCCTTTAAAGTTCCAGTTGAGAAAGGAGGGTTATTAAAAATAAGGAAATAA
- a CDS encoding transcriptional regulator — protein sequence MREMLIAECIELLKHHKFIVSKPLGRSCFDIIASKDDVKLILKILKNIDSLSKEQSIELKKISKILAGTPLIIGLRTRNAPMEYGIVYDRYNIKAVTFETFKDFLEGNPPIVYVQRGGLFVKIDGQVLREVREALGISAGELADAVGVSRKTIYKYEAGLASPSLDIAIKIEEYLDVPLVKAIDLFEPINDENIEDKVEKLEDYKREAINFLSELGFRSIVVNKAPFDAVAEKNVEEMQNILLTNIEEKIDEEVLKKAIIVKEISKMLNSYSLLILEKKEKELKNIPTVSMEELKKMDDALELIEHIKKMLSS from the coding sequence ATGAGGGAGATGTTAATAGCTGAATGTATAGAATTACTGAAACACCATAAATTTATAGTATCCAAACCTCTTGGAAGGAGCTGCTTTGATATTATAGCAAGTAAAGATGATGTAAAGTTGATATTAAAAATATTAAAAAATATAGATAGCCTAAGTAAAGAACAATCTATTGAATTAAAGAAGATTAGTAAGATATTGGCAGGAACTCCTTTAATAATAGGATTAAGAACAAGAAATGCTCCAATGGAATATGGAATTGTTTATGATAGATATAATATAAAAGCTGTAACATTTGAAACATTCAAAGACTTCTTAGAAGGTAATCCTCCAATTGTTTATGTCCAAAGGGGAGGATTGTTTGTAAAAATAGATGGGCAAGTTCTTAGAGAAGTTCGGGAAGCTCTTGGTATATCTGCTGGAGAATTAGCTGATGCTGTAGGGGTTTCAAGAAAAACAATATATAAATATGAAGCAGGGCTAGCCTCTCCATCATTAGATATAGCTATAAAAATAGAAGAATATTTGGATGTGCCATTAGTAAAAGCTATTGATTTATTTGAACCTATAAATGATGAAAATATAGAGGATAAAGTAGAAAAATTAGAAGATTATAAAAGAGAAGCTATAAATTTTTTAAGTGAACTTGGTTTTAGGTCAATTGTTGTTAATAAAGCCCCATTTGATGCTGTTGCTGAGAAAAATGTTGAAGAAATGCAAAATATACTATTAACAAATATAGAAGAGAAAATTGATGAAGAAGTTTTAAAAAAAGCTATTATAGTTAAAGAGATTTCTAAGATGTTAAACAGCTATTCATTATTAATATTAGAAAAAAAAGAGAAAGAATTAAAAAATATTCCAACAGTTAGTATGGAAGAGTTAAAAAAGATGGATGATGCATTAGAGTTAATAGAACATATAAAGAAAATGTTATCATCATAA
- a CDS encoding metal-dependent hydrolase — translation MIVWYGHACFKVDNVLIDPFVPNPLCNLPFDEIMEGVDVIAVTHGHSDHLGNAETLSKSYNVPVVAIYEIACYLAERGVNAEGMNIGGSIKINGAKLTMVKAEHSSDINLNVSGGVAAGYIVNDRVYHTGDTGLFGDMELIGELYSPEVVLLPIGGRYTMGIEEALTALELIYPEVVIPMHYNTFPQIQVTEEELKAFVKGAESLGVEVIIPEIGEPLDL, via the coding sequence ATGATAGTGTGGTATGGCCATGCATGTTTTAAAGTTGATAATGTATTAATAGATCCATTTGTACCAAATCCTCTTTGTAATTTACCATTTGATGAGATAATGGAAGGTGTTGATGTTATAGCAGTAACCCATGGACACTCTGATCATCTTGGAAATGCAGAAACTCTATCAAAGAGTTACAATGTTCCTGTTGTTGCTATCTATGAGATTGCATGTTATTTAGCTGAAAGAGGAGTTAATGCTGAAGGAATGAATATTGGAGGAAGTATAAAGATAAATGGGGCAAAACTAACAATGGTTAAAGCAGAACATTCATCTGATATTAATTTAAATGTATCTGGTGGAGTTGCAGCAGGTTATATTGTGAATGATAGAGTTTACCATACAGGAGATACTGGATTATTTGGAGATATGGAATTAATAGGAGAGCTATATAGCCCTGAAGTAGTCTTATTACCTATTGGTGGAAGATACACAATGGGAATAGAGGAAGCTCTTACAGCTTTAGAACTAATATATCCTGAAGTTGTTATACCAATGCATTATAACACATTTCCTCAAATACAGGTTACTGAAGAGGAGCTGAAAGCATTTGTCAAAGGTGCTGAGTCATTAGGTGTTGAGGTAATAATTCCTGAGATAGGGGAACCTTTAGATTTATGA
- a CDS encoding THUMP domain-containing protein codes for MMLITTKPGFEPYLMKELKKRGYRVRYTIFRGILLLEDDLKDFNINYIFKAIPIERACSLENLKETIFNLIKEKNLKGKFVVRVNRRGRHKFTSEELEKFLGKEIVDNFNLKVDLKNYDFKINIEILQDKVYVSIFDKNFKEIVFKKNIEKLEKINRYKERPLNRSERKMSELMEKFPFIFENLNTVLDIGSAPGGWVKVLSKRAKKVYAIDRADLKVKADNIIHIKEKAENVNIDEEVDLITNDTNLYPKESMILTLKFLKNLKSGGYIIQTVKSCKENIKNDINEVINLAKDLELFKVVKLKANTKNEITLIFKKH; via the coding sequence ATGATGCTTATAACAACAAAACCTGGATTTGAGCCATATTTAATGAAAGAGCTAAAAAAGAGAGGTTATAGAGTAAGATATACAATATTTAGAGGAATTTTATTATTGGAAGATGATCTTAAAGATTTTAATATTAACTATATTTTTAAAGCTATTCCTATTGAAAGAGCCTGTAGCTTAGAAAATTTAAAAGAAACTATTTTTAATTTAATAAAAGAGAAAAATTTAAAAGGAAAATTTGTAGTTAGAGTAAATAGGAGAGGAAGACATAAATTTACTAGTGAGGAACTTGAAAAATTTTTAGGAAAAGAGATTGTTGATAATTTCAACTTAAAGGTTGATTTAAAAAATTATGATTTTAAAATTAACATAGAAATATTACAAGATAAAGTTTATGTATCTATTTTTGATAAAAACTTTAAAGAGATTGTTTTTAAAAAGAACATTGAAAAGTTAGAAAAAATAAATAGATATAAGGAGAGACCATTAAATAGATCAGAAAGGAAAATGTCTGAACTTATGGAGAAATTTCCTTTTATTTTTGAGAATCTGAATACGGTTTTAGATATTGGATCTGCTCCTGGAGGGTGGGTAAAGGTTCTCTCAAAAAGAGCTAAGAAGGTCTATGCTATAGATAGAGCCGATTTAAAGGTGAAAGCTGATAATATTATCCATATAAAAGAAAAAGCTGAAAATGTTAATATTGATGAAGAAGTTGATTTAATAACAAATGACACCAACCTATATCCCAAAGAATCTATGATTCTCACTTTAAAGTTTTTAAAGAATTTAAAGAGTGGAGGTTATATAATACAAACTGTAAAATCATGTAAAGAGAATATAAAAAATGATATAAATGAGGTTATTAATTTAGCAAAAGATTTAGAACTTTTTAAGGTAGTGAAACTAAAAGCTAATACAAAAAATGAAATAACATTAATATTTAAAAAGCATTAA
- a CDS encoding DNA cytosine methyltransferase, translating to MKIIDLFSGCGGFSRGFVEEGFKPVLAIELDEDAAFSYALNFNGIIYEKIGDKFKLKEMKGYVGSYPFRMPLDDESIKWLKYFGTYRDDINPIVLNNDIREIHSLDIERFVKKVDVIIGGPPCEGYTGANPKREKNPHDRLYKDDVGRLVLDFIRIVGDLQPKVFVMENVPAIRDVKGDIIKEFRDVGYEDVYFNILRAEDYGNPSVRRRVFVSNIEIIPEKEKPKTVIEAIGDLMYKGRDVPNHEYAALPRRFWRKVHYLGWGDAFIYFKGASRRLGNYIRLHPLKLAETVMGKRFFIHPYEDRLLTPREQARLMSYPDNHLFVGGIRSCLNQIGESVPPCLSRAIAKVVKENL from the coding sequence TTGAAAATTATAGATCTTTTCTCTGGATGTGGGGGATTCTCAAGAGGATTTGTTGAAGAAGGTTTTAAGCCAGTTTTAGCTATTGAGTTAGATGAAGATGCTGCCTTTTCATATGCTTTAAATTTTAATGGCATAATATATGAGAAAATAGGAGATAAATTTAAATTAAAAGAAATGAAAGGTTATGTGGGAAGTTATCCATTTAGGATGCCATTAGATGATGAAAGTATAAAGTGGTTAAAATATTTTGGAACTTATAGAGATGATATAAATCCTATTGTATTAAATAATGATATTAGAGAAATACATAGCTTAGATATTGAAAGATTTGTTAAGAAGGTTGATGTTATTATTGGTGGCCCACCATGTGAAGGTTATACTGGAGCTAATCCTAAGAGAGAGAAAAATCCACATGATAGATTATATAAAGATGATGTGGGAAGATTAGTGTTAGATTTTATTAGGATTGTGGGGGATTTACAACCAAAAGTATTTGTTATGGAAAATGTTCCTGCTATAAGAGATGTTAAGGGAGATATAATAAAAGAGTTTAGAGATGTTGGATATGAGGATGTATATTTTAATATTTTAAGGGCAGAGGATTATGGTAACCCTTCTGTAAGAAGAAGAGTATTTGTCTCAAATATAGAAATTATTCCTGAAAAAGAAAAGCCTAAAACTGTTATTGAGGCTATAGGAGATTTAATGTATAAAGGTAGAGATGTTCCAAATCATGAATATGCTGCTTTACCCAGAAGATTTTGGAGGAAGGTTCATTACCTTGGATGGGGTGATGCTTTTATCTATTTTAAAGGAGCCAGTAGAAGATTAGGCAATTATATTAGATTACATCCCTTAAAGTTAGCTGAGACCGTTATGGGTAAAAGATTTTTTATCCACCCATATGAAGATAGATTATTAACTCCAAGGGAACAAGCAAGATTGATGAGTTATCCTGATAATCATCTATTTGTAGGAGGTATAAGAAGTTGTTTAAATCAGATTGGGGAGAGTGTTCCTCCCTGCTTAAGCCGGGCAATAGCAAAAGTTGTTAAAGAAAATTTATGA
- a CDS encoding SufB/SufD family protein, with protein MKEEILRDIEFLKYTMKNPEEIVHGKGARIIIKEGKILDIKETEGIKIEGKEEDGKILAKIIVKKGYKFKEPIHMCTGITEDNVSQIIDVEIILEDDSEIMLLSHCSFPKGKKLKHIMNGNIKIGKNAKFIYKETHYHGEEGDILVKPTMKVNIGERGVYISEFNLTKGRIGILDIHQEIEADKEALIDIITKTYAIKDDKVNVDEIVRLNGENAKCMIRGRGAGKDNSKITLKFKIEGNAPYCKGHIDCAEIIKDKAEVESIPIVLVRDEKARITHEAAIGSVDKKQLETLMAKGLDEEEATEVIIKGMIGDDENFAI; from the coding sequence ATGAAAGAAGAAATATTAAGAGATATTGAGTTTTTAAAATATACTATGAAAAATCCAGAAGAAATTGTGCATGGTAAAGGAGCAAGAATAATAATTAAAGAAGGTAAAATATTAGATATTAAAGAAACTGAAGGTATAAAAATAGAGGGTAAAGAGGAAGATGGAAAGATATTAGCAAAAATAATTGTTAAAAAAGGATATAAGTTTAAAGAACCAATACATATGTGTACAGGGATAACAGAAGATAACGTATCTCAAATAATTGATGTAGAAATTATTTTAGAAGATGATTCTGAGATCATGTTATTATCTCATTGCTCATTTCCAAAGGGTAAGAAGTTAAAGCATATAATGAATGGAAATATAAAAATAGGCAAAAATGCTAAATTTATATATAAAGAGACACACTACCATGGGGAAGAGGGGGATATATTAGTTAAACCCACTATGAAAGTTAATATAGGTGAAAGAGGGGTTTATATTTCTGAATTTAACCTTACAAAAGGTAGAATAGGAATTTTAGATATACATCAAGAGATAGAAGCTGATAAAGAGGCATTAATTGATATAATAACTAAAACTTATGCTATTAAAGATGATAAAGTAAATGTAGATGAGATTGTTAGATTAAATGGAGAAAATGCCAAATGTATGATAAGAGGTAGGGGAGCAGGTAAAGATAATTCAAAAATAACTTTAAAGTTTAAAATAGAAGGTAATGCCCCATATTGTAAAGGACATATAGACTGTGCTGAAATTATAAAAGATAAGGCTGAAGTAGAATCTATTCCTATTGTTTTAGTTAGAGATGAAAAAGCAAGGATTACTCATGAAGCAGCTATAGGTAGTGTTGATAAGAAACAGTTGGAAACATTAATGGCTAAGGGATTAGATGAAGAAGAGGCTACAGAAGTTATAATTAAAGGTATGATAGGCGATGATGAGAATTTCGCTATCTGA
- the twy1 gene encoding 4-demethylwyosine synthase TYW1, producing the protein MKMIELLRKQRYQIDNHTAVKLCGWVRKKMLEDKNCYKSKFYGIETHRCIQCSPAFMWCQQSCIFCWRVLPSDIDAKIEEPNWEEPEVVYEKILKLHRRAIMGYKGILNRVGEKKFNEALNPKHVAISLSGEPTLYPYLDELIKIFHKNGFTTFVVSNGILTDVIEKIEPTQLYISLDAYDLESYKKICRGKEEYWENILETLDILKKKKRTCIRTTLVRGYNDDILKFVELYERADVHFIELKSYMHVGYSQRRLEKKHMLKHDEILKLAKMLEEESKYKLIDDAEDSRVALLKNTDRDISVKIC; encoded by the coding sequence ATGAAAATGATAGAGTTATTAAGAAAACAGAGATACCAAATAGATAACCATACAGCAGTTAAGTTGTGTGGATGGGTTAGAAAAAAAATGTTAGAAGATAAAAATTGTTATAAATCTAAATTTTATGGAATAGAAACACATAGATGCATACAATGTAGTCCTGCATTTATGTGGTGTCAGCAGAGTTGTATTTTCTGTTGGAGAGTATTACCTTCAGATATAGATGCTAAAATAGAAGAACCAAATTGGGAAGAACCTGAAGTAGTTTATGAGAAGATTTTAAAGTTACATAGAAGGGCAATAATGGGGTATAAGGGTATATTAAATAGAGTTGGTGAAAAGAAGTTTAATGAAGCATTAAATCCAAAACATGTGGCTATATCTCTATCAGGGGAGCCTACTTTATACCCATATTTAGATGAGCTTATAAAAATCTTTCATAAAAATGGTTTTACAACATTTGTTGTTTCTAATGGGATATTAACAGATGTTATAGAAAAAATAGAGCCTACACAGTTGTATATTTCTTTAGATGCATATGATTTAGAGAGTTATAAGAAAATATGTAGAGGAAAAGAAGAGTATTGGGAAAATATACTGGAAACTTTAGATATTTTAAAAAAGAAAAAGAGAACTTGTATAAGAACTACACTTGTTAGAGGTTATAATGATGATATTTTGAAATTTGTTGAGCTTTATGAAAGAGCTGATGTCCATTTTATTGAGTTAAAGTCCTATATGCATGTTGGATATTCCCAAAGAAGATTAGAAAAAAAACACATGTTGAAGCATGATGAAATATTAAAATTAGCTAAAATGTTGGAAGAAGAAAGTAAATATAAGCTCATAGATGATGCTGAGGATAGTAGAGTAGCATTGTTAAAAAATACTGACAGGGATATAAGTGTGAAAATATGTTAA
- a CDS encoding phosphatidylglycerophosphatase A: MLILEKLRISLDDLINSAMELYIGEDYKKVRDKLKDIIIKSLNNPNVSTLIIAAYLLDMEGRKNKLPFNYEEDPNYVYVDEVIGLAIANEIAGTKAIFNFRFYDKEKPGVIGRLDKEGYMFLDDAIAGLLAGCMSKVFEDEG; encoded by the coding sequence ATGTTAATTTTAGAAAAATTGAGAATATCTTTGGATGATCTAATAAATTCGGCAATGGAATTGTATATTGGAGAAGATTATAAGAAGGTTAGGGATAAGTTAAAAGATATAATAATAAAATCATTAAACAATCCAAATGTCTCTACATTAATAATAGCAGCCTATTTATTAGATATGGAAGGTAGAAAAAATAAATTACCATTCAACTATGAAGAAGATCCAAATTATGTTTATGTTGATGAAGTTATTGGTTTGGCTATAGCAAATGAAATAGCAGGTACAAAGGCAATATTTAATTTTAGATTTTATGATAAGGAAAAACCTGGTGTTATTGGAAGATTGGATAAAGAAGGATATATGTTTTTAGATGATGCTATAGCAGGATTATTAGCAGGCTGTATGAGCAAGGTGTTTGAGGATGAAGGGTAG
- a CDS encoding 30S ribosomal protein S15: MARMHARKRGKSGSKRPPRKEVPEWVKYTPEEVENLVVELAKKGYQSAQIGLILRDSYGIPDVKLITGKKISRIMKEHGLYPKVPEDLLNLMRRAVNLRKHLEQHPKDLHSKRGLQLIESKIKRLVKYYKRKGVLPQDWRYTPETARLLVEQG, encoded by the coding sequence ATGGCAAGAATGCATGCTAGGAAAAGAGGAAAATCAGGATCAAAAAGACCTCCAAGAAAAGAGGTTCCAGAATGGGTAAAATACACACCTGAAGAAGTAGAGAATTTAGTTGTAGAGTTGGCTAAAAAAGGTTATCAGTCTGCACAAATTGGTTTAATACTAAGAGACTCATATGGAATTCCTGATGTCAAATTAATAACTGGGAAGAAAATTAGCAGAATAATGAAAGAGCATGGGTTATATCCAAAAGTTCCTGAGGATTTATTAAACTTAATGAGAAGAGCAGTTAATTTAAGAAAACACCTTGAACAACATCCAAAGGATTTACACTCAAAAAGAGGGCTACAGTTAATTGAATCAAAAATTAAGAGATTAGTAAAATATTACAAAAGAAAAGGAGTTTTACCACAAGATTGGAGATACACACCAGAAACAGCAAGGTTGCTGGTTGAACAAGGTTAA
- a CDS encoding 7-carboxy-7-deazaguanine synthase QueE has product MIREIFNSIMGEGKYIGRRFIFVRFAGCPLECIYCDENIKNYLNRVEKTPGSGDFIEEELGLEEIVYHIKRLKTPDVFAISFTGGEPLLYHKEIRKIVSNLDEITFLETNGIFPNRVFYFDIASVDIKLREHFNDIKNYNKIYRNELKTIKKFYNMGSDVYAKVVILKNTKLERLREVAKDLCDIGDITLCIQPVFNKDLKPSNKKLFEILKICGEYVDVMLTVQMHKYMGVL; this is encoded by the coding sequence ATGATTAGAGAGATATTTAACTCTATAATGGGTGAAGGAAAATATATAGGTAGGAGGTTTATATTTGTAAGATTTGCAGGATGTCCATTAGAATGTATCTATTGTGATGAAAATATAAAAAATTATCTAAATAGGGTAGAAAAAACACCTGGATCTGGGGATTTTATTGAAGAAGAATTAGGTTTGGAGGAGATAGTTTATCATATAAAGAGATTAAAAACTCCTGATGTGTTTGCTATTTCTTTTACTGGTGGAGAACCTTTATTATATCATAAAGAGATTAGAAAAATAGTATCTAACTTAGATGAAATTACATTTTTAGAAACAAATGGGATATTCCCAAATAGAGTTTTTTACTTTGACATAGCCTCAGTTGATATAAAATTAAGAGAACACTTTAATGATATTAAAAATTATAATAAAATATATAGAAATGAGTTAAAAACTATAAAAAAATTTTATAATATGGGTTCTGATGTTTATGCTAAAGTGGTTATATTAAAAAATACTAAATTAGAAAGGCTAAGAGAGGTGGCAAAAGATCTATGTGATATAGGAGATATAACTTTATGTATCCAGCCTGTATTTAATAAAGATTTAAAGCCTTCAAATAAAAAACTATTTGAGATATTAAAAATCTGTGGAGAGTATGTAGATGTTATGCTAACAGTCCAAATGCATAAATACATGGGAGTGCTTTAA
- a CDS encoding D-glucuronyl C5-epimerase family protein: MTSVIWIGEFANKTNNKDANFLYREGIKSIFLYREGIKSIKAFISDYDDNDWSYYDTLGHRCNKHYEHLHRLQMLWLYNLTKDETFLKYYNKWKE, from the coding sequence ATAACCTCTGTTATATGGATTGGGGAATTTGCAAATAAAACCAACAATAAAGATGCAAATTTTTTATATAGAGAGGGGATTAAATCAATATTTTTATATAGAGAGGGGATTAAATCAATAAAAGCTTTCATTTCTGATTATGATGATAATGATTGGAGTTATTACGATACCTTAGGCCATAGGTGTAATAAACATTATGAACATCTTCATAGATTGCAAATGTTATGGCTTTATAATTTAACTAAGGATGAAACATTTTTAAAATATTATAACAAATGGAAGGAATAA